The nucleotide sequence GCGCACGTTCATGCGCCCGCTGCTCCCGGACGACGAAGAGGGGTGAGACACAGCGCGCGGCGGCCGCCCTCGGTGGTGGATCGCGTCCTGGACCTCCTGGGCGCCTTCACCGCCGAACGGCCGCGGCTCACGCTGTCCGAGCTCAGCCGGCGGGCCGGGCTCCCGCTGTCGACCACGCACCGGCTCGCCGGCGAGCTCACCCGGCGCGGTGCCCTCGTGCGCGACGAAACCGGCGCCTACCGCGTCGGGCTGTGGCTGTGGGAAGTCGCCTCGCTCGCCCCGCACGGCGCGGAGCTGCGGGAGAGCGCGATGCCGTTCCTGGAAGACCTCTACGAAGCCACGCACCAGAACGTGCAGCTCGCCGTGCTCGACGGGCCCGAAGTCGTGTTCGTCGAGCGCATCTCCGGCCGCGGCGCCGTCAACGTCCTGACCCGTGTCGGCGGGCGGCTGCCCGCGCACGCCACCGGTGTCGGCCTGGTGCTCCTCGCGCACGCCCCCGCCGAGGTCCAGGAGGAAGTCCTGGCCGGCCCGCTCAAGACGTTCACGCCCAAGACGATCGCCTCGCCGGTGCTGCTGAGGAGGGTTCTGGCCGACGTCCGTCGCGACGGTCACGTGATCAGCGACGGCCAGGTCGAGCTGGTCGCCCTGTCGGTGGCGGCGCCCGTCCGCGACGCCACGGACGAGGTCGTGGCCGCGATTTCGGTGGTCGTCCCGGCGGAGGGGACGGACCCGCGGACGCTGGTCCCGGCGGTCCGGGCCGCGGCGCGCGGGATTTCGCGGGTGCTGGGGGCGCCCCGGGCGGTGCGACCGGCCGATGGCTCCTCGACGGCTTGAGCCGGTTGTGGTCGGATGAGACCAGGGGCTGCCGGATGGGGTGAGGAGAAGGAATGACCACCGTGCTCGTCGTCGGTGCCGGTCAGAGCGGGT is from Amycolatopsis mediterranei and encodes:
- a CDS encoding IclR family transcriptional regulator, with translation MRHSARRPPSVVDRVLDLLGAFTAERPRLTLSELSRRAGLPLSTTHRLAGELTRRGALVRDETGAYRVGLWLWEVASLAPHGAELRESAMPFLEDLYEATHQNVQLAVLDGPEVVFVERISGRGAVNVLTRVGGRLPAHATGVGLVLLAHAPAEVQEEVLAGPLKTFTPKTIASPVLLRRVLADVRRDGHVISDGQVELVALSVAAPVRDATDEVVAAISVVVPAEGTDPRTLVPAVRAAARGISRVLGAPRAVRPADGSSTA